The following are encoded together in the Micromonospora lupini genome:
- a CDS encoding response regulator has product MTTTAIRVLIADDQALVRAGFAMIIESRADLEVVGEAGDGLEAVALAGRLRPDVILMDVRMPRLDGIEATRRLVASGQPARIIMLTTFDLDEPVFAALRAGASGFLLKDIRPDELAAAVRVVARGDALLAPTVTRRLLDRFANELPGGTPPPTLDALSAREIEVLTLVARALSNDEIAERLVLSRATVKTHLSAILLKLGLRDRVQAAVLAYECGLVRPGTAPPRG; this is encoded by the coding sequence ATGACGACGACTGCCATCCGGGTGTTGATCGCCGACGACCAGGCCCTCGTCCGAGCCGGCTTCGCGATGATCATCGAGAGCCGCGCGGATCTCGAGGTGGTCGGCGAGGCGGGCGACGGTCTGGAGGCCGTCGCGCTCGCGGGACGCCTGCGACCCGACGTGATCCTGATGGACGTGCGGATGCCCCGGCTGGACGGCATCGAGGCGACCCGTCGGCTGGTCGCCTCCGGTCAGCCGGCGAGGATCATCATGCTGACCACGTTCGACCTGGACGAGCCGGTGTTCGCGGCGCTGCGGGCCGGCGCCAGCGGCTTCCTGCTCAAGGACATCCGACCCGACGAACTGGCCGCTGCCGTACGGGTGGTGGCACGCGGTGACGCACTGCTCGCGCCGACGGTCACCAGGCGGCTGCTCGACCGGTTCGCCAACGAACTGCCCGGCGGCACTCCCCCGCCGACGCTCGACGCGCTCAGCGCCCGGGAGATCGAGGTGCTCACGCTTGTCGCCCGGGCGCTCTCCAACGACGAGATCGCCGAGCGTCTGGTCCTCAGCCGGGCCACCGTGAAGACCCACCTGTCGGCGATCCTGCTCAAGCTCGGCCTGCGCGACCGGGTGCAGGCGGCCGTGCTCGCCTACGAGTGCGGCCTGGTCCGGCCGGGCACCGCTCCGCCTCGGGGATGA
- a CDS encoding tannase/feruloyl esterase family alpha/beta hydrolase produces MIRSVLALLAAVPLLVTPGAATDPPADRCAGLAGARIPQVSVSSAERDTNDEGQEFCVVQGVIRPQTRFTVKLPVSGWTGQYVQQGCGGLCGTVPDLTLPLFGFQCAAARDGRLVLAADDTGHAGDPMTSEPATWGADPRARLEFGLLSEHRLRRVADAVMVAYYGHGPTYRYFDGCSTGGRQGLMLAQRFPADFDGILAGAPVHNLAPMALLNAWVALRNTDAAGRQILGPEKIPALHEAVVEKCGAVIEDPRRCGFQPSSLRCPRGTDRPDCLTAAQVAAVVAFYRGPNGLYPGGMPYGSELGWIDQFVVRSGSPVDGIAGKIALNYLRYLAYPQNPPADFRLTDVRFTRATFDRLNVLGDAIYNATDADLSAFRSQGGKLILYHGWADPSVPPFSTVDYYAAVQRRGGSEAFTRLYMVPAGYHCLFGPEPTEHPSEVGIPEFLQPLMDWVERDVAPGDIDVLTFAPNEEPDEQFVRFLTVSPFDALAPAHAAPGSLNANYRYVGHY; encoded by the coding sequence ATGATCCGTTCAGTGCTGGCACTGCTGGCCGCCGTACCACTGCTCGTCACGCCCGGAGCCGCCACCGACCCGCCCGCCGACCGCTGCGCGGGGTTGGCCGGGGCGCGAATCCCGCAGGTGTCGGTGTCCTCGGCGGAGCGCGACACGAACGACGAGGGCCAGGAGTTCTGCGTGGTGCAGGGGGTGATCCGGCCCCAGACTCGGTTCACCGTCAAGCTCCCCGTCTCCGGATGGACGGGGCAGTACGTACAACAGGGCTGTGGCGGGTTGTGTGGCACGGTGCCCGACCTCACCCTGCCGCTCTTCGGGTTCCAGTGCGCGGCCGCCCGGGACGGCCGGCTGGTGCTGGCCGCCGACGACACCGGGCACGCAGGCGATCCGATGACAAGCGAGCCGGCGACCTGGGGCGCCGATCCGCGGGCCCGACTGGAGTTCGGGCTGCTGTCCGAGCACCGGCTGCGGCGGGTCGCGGACGCCGTGATGGTCGCGTACTACGGGCACGGCCCGACGTACCGGTACTTCGACGGCTGCTCGACGGGCGGGCGGCAGGGGTTGATGCTGGCGCAGCGGTTCCCGGCCGACTTCGACGGCATCCTGGCCGGCGCGCCGGTGCACAACCTGGCGCCGATGGCGCTGCTGAACGCCTGGGTGGCGCTGCGGAACACGGACGCGGCGGGCCGGCAGATCCTCGGCCCGGAGAAGATTCCGGCGCTGCACGAGGCGGTGGTCGAGAAGTGCGGCGCGGTCATCGAGGATCCGCGGCGGTGCGGTTTCCAGCCGTCGTCGCTGCGCTGTCCGCGTGGCACGGACCGGCCGGACTGCCTCACGGCGGCCCAGGTGGCGGCCGTGGTGGCGTTCTACCGAGGGCCGAACGGCCTCTACCCGGGGGGCATGCCGTACGGGTCGGAGCTGGGCTGGATCGACCAGTTCGTGGTGCGCTCCGGCTCCCCCGTGGACGGCATTGCCGGGAAGATCGCCCTCAACTACCTGAGGTACCTCGCGTACCCGCAGAACCCACCTGCCGACTTTCGGCTGACCGACGTGCGGTTCACCCGGGCCACCTTCGACCGGCTGAACGTGCTCGGGGACGCCATCTACAACGCCACCGACGCGGACCTGTCCGCGTTCCGCAGCCAGGGCGGCAAGCTCATCCTCTACCACGGCTGGGCGGACCCGTCGGTCCCGCCGTTCTCCACAGTCGACTATTACGCGGCGGTGCAGCGGCGCGGCGGCAGCGAGGCGTTCACGCGGCTGTACATGGTCCCCGCCGGCTACCACTGCCTGTTCGGGCCGGAGCCGACCGAGCACCCGTCGGAGGTCGGCATCCCGGAGTTCCTCCAGCCGCTGATGGACTGGGTCGAACGCGACGTCGCGCCTGGCGACATCGACGTCCTCACCTTCGCGCCGAACGAGGAGCCGGACGAGCAGTTCGTCCGCTTCCTCACGGTGTCGCCGTTCGACGCGCTGGCGCCGGCGCACGCCGCCCCGGGCAGCCTCAACGCCAACTACCGATACGTCGGGCACTACTGA
- a CDS encoding NUDIX hydrolase, translated as MTIDSEGFAAPAALVEHARRFRTEGGTPATPRVAATVLLLRPTGADFEVYVIRRVAAMTFGGMYAFPGGGVDRSDSAAHLDWAGPTPTEWAGRLGVAPDAAQAVVCAAAREVFEEAGVLLAGPDPATVVGDVSDDDWEAARQDLEGRRVGFAALLADRHLTLRSDLLLPWSRWVTPEFEPRRFDTYFFVALLPAGQRTRDVSGEADHTLWIRPADALARAEAGELTMLPPTLVTLAQVAAAGDLAGVARAAAERDAATPITPRLDLPADGEPRFVLG; from the coding sequence ATGACGATCGACAGCGAGGGCTTCGCCGCGCCGGCCGCCCTGGTCGAGCACGCCCGCCGGTTCCGGACCGAGGGCGGCACCCCGGCGACGCCGCGCGTCGCCGCCACCGTGCTGCTGCTGCGTCCGACCGGCGCCGACTTCGAGGTGTACGTCATCCGCCGCGTCGCCGCGATGACCTTCGGCGGGATGTACGCCTTCCCCGGCGGCGGGGTGGACCGCTCCGACTCGGCGGCGCACCTGGACTGGGCCGGCCCCACGCCGACCGAGTGGGCGGGGCGGCTCGGGGTGGCCCCGGACGCCGCCCAGGCGGTGGTCTGCGCCGCCGCCCGGGAGGTCTTCGAGGAGGCCGGCGTGCTGCTCGCAGGGCCGGACCCGGCGACCGTGGTGGGTGACGTGAGCGACGACGACTGGGAGGCCGCCCGGCAGGACCTGGAGGGGCGCCGGGTGGGCTTCGCGGCGCTGCTCGCCGACCGGCACCTCACGCTGCGGTCGGATCTGCTGCTGCCGTGGAGCCGCTGGGTCACCCCGGAGTTCGAACCGCGCCGCTTCGACACCTACTTCTTCGTGGCCCTGCTGCCGGCGGGGCAGCGGACCCGCGACGTCTCCGGCGAGGCCGACCACACCCTGTGGATCCGCCCGGCGGACGCGCTGGCTCGCGCCGAGGCGGGCGAGCTGACCATGCTGCCACCGACCCTGGTCACCCTGGCCCAGGTGGCGGCTGCCGGGGACCTGGCCGGCGTGGCCCGCGCGGCGGCCGAGCGGGACGCCGCCACCCCGATCACCCCGCGCCTGGACCTCCCGGCCGACGGCGAACCCCGCTTCGTGCTCGGCTGA
- a CDS encoding Gfo/Idh/MocA family protein, with translation MTRWGILATGHIASRFAEDLRLVPDAELVAVGSRAADSAQRFAETYGAKRAYGSWVELAADPEIDVIYVATPHAAHHEAAMTCLTAGRGVLLEKPFTLDLATSTELVDTARAAGVFLMEAMWMRLNPIIRRVVELVEQGAIGTLRTVRADFGVAGPFPPEHRMRNPALGGGALLDLGIYPISLAHLLLGVPQHVRSWAHLGPEGTDENTGILFGYDSGAVATLSCGMVGASELSASITGSTGRIDLPDPFFRPGSVTLHRDGFEPETISAEEAGNGYQYEAIEVQRCLAAGLTESPLVPHTTTLEVMTLLDTVREQIGVRYE, from the coding sequence ATGACTCGTTGGGGCATCCTGGCCACCGGCCACATCGCCAGCCGTTTCGCCGAAGACCTCCGGCTGGTGCCGGACGCCGAACTGGTGGCGGTCGGCTCCCGCGCCGCCGACAGCGCGCAGCGCTTCGCCGAGACGTACGGCGCGAAGCGCGCGTACGGCTCGTGGGTGGAGCTGGCCGCCGACCCGGAGATCGACGTGATCTACGTGGCCACGCCGCACGCCGCGCACCACGAGGCGGCGATGACCTGCCTGACCGCCGGCAGGGGGGTGCTGCTGGAGAAGCCGTTCACCCTCGACCTGGCCACCAGCACCGAGCTGGTCGACACTGCCCGCGCGGCCGGGGTCTTCCTGATGGAGGCCATGTGGATGCGCCTGAATCCGATCATCCGGCGGGTGGTCGAGCTGGTCGAGCAGGGGGCGATCGGCACGCTGCGCACCGTCCGGGCCGACTTCGGGGTTGCCGGGCCGTTCCCGCCGGAGCACCGGATGCGCAACCCGGCGCTGGGCGGAGGCGCGCTGCTCGACCTCGGGATCTACCCGATCAGCCTGGCCCACCTGCTGCTGGGCGTGCCGCAGCACGTCCGCTCCTGGGCGCACCTGGGCCCGGAGGGGACCGACGAGAACACAGGCATCCTGTTCGGGTACGACAGCGGGGCGGTGGCCACGCTGAGCTGCGGCATGGTCGGGGCGAGCGAGTTGTCCGCCTCGATCACCGGCAGCACGGGCCGCATCGACCTGCCGGACCCGTTCTTCCGGCCGGGTTCGGTGACCCTGCACCGGGACGGCTTCGAGCCCGAGACGATCTCCGCCGAGGAGGCCGGCAACGGCTACCAGTACGAGGCGATCGAGGTGCAGCGCTGCCTGGCCGCCGGGCTGACCGAGAGCCCGCTGGTGCCGCACACCACGACGCTTGAGGTGATGACCCTGCTGGACACGGTCCGCGAGCAGATCGGCGTGCGGTACGAGTGA